The Vicia villosa cultivar HV-30 ecotype Madison, WI linkage group LG1, Vvil1.0, whole genome shotgun sequence genome includes a region encoding these proteins:
- the LOC131629836 gene encoding protein trichome birefringence-like 16 isoform X1, whose translation MKAGFNGLKGKEISLISIVLMCSTIILWSWERTPGLSAFLPPQSQLHLYSDHLVTRSSVKAPDPQKHVSEHDSSIPKKKTTDELEEKDLGLASQTVSVQSSSGKSTDESNTKTTSRTEQIPSSVSDEETKHEKNLEAGKSHAIQTSSNLTTSEAKSNEAKGEKNSKQEEPKIDLITNIPQKSSLPVTKESWNNATENNACNYAKGKWVPDNKRPLYSGFGCKQWLSSMWACRMMQRTDFAYEQLRWQPTDCQMEEFEGSKFLRRMQNKTLAFVGDSLGRQQYQSMMCMVSGGVEMKDVEDVGKEYGLIVAGGSARPNGWAYRFSSTNTTILYYWSASLCDVEPIDVNNPKTDYAMHLDRPPAFLRQFLHKFDVLVLNTGHHWNRGKLNANRWVMHVGGVPNTDRKLAVIWAAKNLTIRSVVSWVDSQLPKHPGLKVFFRTLSPRHFFGGEWNTGGSCDNTKPMSVEKEILEEESSDPVTASAVKGTRVKLLDITGPSQLRDEGHISRYSLTAKPGMQDCLHWCLPGVPDTWNEMLFAQI comes from the exons ATGAAGGCAGGGTTTAATGGATTAAAGGGTAAAGAAATTTCTCTTATTTCCATTGTTTTAATGTGTAGTACCATTATTTTATGGTCATGGGAAAGAACACCTGGTCTTTCTGCCTTTCTTCCTCCCCAATCACAACTGCACCTGTATTCAG ATCATTTAGTTACAAGGTCTTCGGTGAAGGCACCGGATCCACAGAAACACGTGTCTGAACATGACTCAtcaataccaaagaaaaagactactGATGAGCTAGAAGAAAAAGATCTTGGTTTAGCATCTCAGACAGTATCTGTTCAAAGCTCTTCCGGAAAGAGCACGGATGAAAGTAATACTAAAACTACTTCACGTACAGAAC AGATCCCGTCAAGTGTGTCCGATGAAGAAACAAAACATGAAAAAAATTTGGAAGCTGGGAAAAGCCATGCTATACAAACTTCTTCTAACCTAACAACATCTGAGGCTAAAAGTAATGAAGCTAAGGGGGAGAAAAATTCCAAACAAGAAGAACCTAAAATAGATCTCATCACGAACATTCCACAAAAAAGCTCTTTACCTGTTACAAAAGAAAGCTGGAATAATGCTACAGAAAACAATG CCTGTAACTATGCAAAAGGAAAATGGGTCCCAGACAACAAACGTCCTTTGTATTCGGGTTTTGGTTGCAAACAGTGGCTCTCTTCGATGTGGGCTTGCCGCATGATGCAACGTACTGATTTTGCATATGAGCAGCTTAGATGGCAACCAACAGATTGTCAAATGGAGGAGTTTGAAGGTTCTAAATTCTTGAGAAG gatgcaaaacaaaactctagcTTTTGTGGGAGACTCATTAGGCCGGCAGCAGTACCAGTCTATGATGTGCATGGTATCTGGAGGTGTAGAGATGAAGGATGTTGAAGATGTGGGTAAAGAGTATGGATTGATTGTAGCTGGGGGCTCTGCCCGTCCTAATGGGTGGGCGTACCGTTTTTCGAGCACTAATACTACCATTTTGTACTACTGGTCGGCAAGCTTATGTGATGTTGAACCTATTGATGTAAACAACCCAAAGACAGATTATGCAATGCACCTTGACCGTCCCCCAGCATTCCTGCGTCAATTTCTACACAAGTTTGATGTTCTGGTTCTCAACACTGGTCATCACTGGAATCGAGGAAAACTAAATGCCAATAGATGGGTAATGCATGTTGGTGGTGTGCCAAATACTGATAGGAAGCTAGCAGTGATTTGGGCTGCCAAGAATCTTACGATTCGCAGCGTTGTTAGTTGGGTGGATTCTCAACTTCCAAAACATCCAGGTTTGAAGGTGTTTTTCCGTACCCTTTCTCCTAGGCATTTTTTCGGTGGGGAATGGAACACAGGAGGCAGTTGTGACAACACTAAACCAATGTCGGTTGAAAAAGAAATACTGGAAGAGGAGTCCAGTGACCCAGTTACTGCAAGTGCGGTGAAGGGAACACGGGTCAAGCTCTTGGACATAACAGGTCCTTCTCAGCTTAGGGACGAGGGTCATATATCACGGTACAGCTTAACAGCAAAGCCTGGTATGCAGGATTGCTTACACTGGTGTTTGCCGGGTGTTCCTGATACATGGAATGAAATGCTTTTCGCTCAAATATAG
- the LOC131629836 gene encoding protein trichome birefringence-like 16 isoform X2 has protein sequence MKAGFNGLKGKEISLISIVLMCSTIILWSWERTPGLSAFLPPQSQLHLYSDHLVTRSSVKAPDPQKHVSEHDSSIPKKKTTDELEEKDLGLASQTVSVQSSSGKSTDESNTKTTSRTEPCNYAKGKWVPDNKRPLYSGFGCKQWLSSMWACRMMQRTDFAYEQLRWQPTDCQMEEFEGSKFLRRMQNKTLAFVGDSLGRQQYQSMMCMVSGGVEMKDVEDVGKEYGLIVAGGSARPNGWAYRFSSTNTTILYYWSASLCDVEPIDVNNPKTDYAMHLDRPPAFLRQFLHKFDVLVLNTGHHWNRGKLNANRWVMHVGGVPNTDRKLAVIWAAKNLTIRSVVSWVDSQLPKHPGLKVFFRTLSPRHFFGGEWNTGGSCDNTKPMSVEKEILEEESSDPVTASAVKGTRVKLLDITGPSQLRDEGHISRYSLTAKPGMQDCLHWCLPGVPDTWNEMLFAQI, from the exons ATGAAGGCAGGGTTTAATGGATTAAAGGGTAAAGAAATTTCTCTTATTTCCATTGTTTTAATGTGTAGTACCATTATTTTATGGTCATGGGAAAGAACACCTGGTCTTTCTGCCTTTCTTCCTCCCCAATCACAACTGCACCTGTATTCAG ATCATTTAGTTACAAGGTCTTCGGTGAAGGCACCGGATCCACAGAAACACGTGTCTGAACATGACTCAtcaataccaaagaaaaagactactGATGAGCTAGAAGAAAAAGATCTTGGTTTAGCATCTCAGACAGTATCTGTTCAAAGCTCTTCCGGAAAGAGCACGGATGAAAGTAATACTAAAACTACTTCACGTACAGAAC CCTGTAACTATGCAAAAGGAAAATGGGTCCCAGACAACAAACGTCCTTTGTATTCGGGTTTTGGTTGCAAACAGTGGCTCTCTTCGATGTGGGCTTGCCGCATGATGCAACGTACTGATTTTGCATATGAGCAGCTTAGATGGCAACCAACAGATTGTCAAATGGAGGAGTTTGAAGGTTCTAAATTCTTGAGAAG gatgcaaaacaaaactctagcTTTTGTGGGAGACTCATTAGGCCGGCAGCAGTACCAGTCTATGATGTGCATGGTATCTGGAGGTGTAGAGATGAAGGATGTTGAAGATGTGGGTAAAGAGTATGGATTGATTGTAGCTGGGGGCTCTGCCCGTCCTAATGGGTGGGCGTACCGTTTTTCGAGCACTAATACTACCATTTTGTACTACTGGTCGGCAAGCTTATGTGATGTTGAACCTATTGATGTAAACAACCCAAAGACAGATTATGCAATGCACCTTGACCGTCCCCCAGCATTCCTGCGTCAATTTCTACACAAGTTTGATGTTCTGGTTCTCAACACTGGTCATCACTGGAATCGAGGAAAACTAAATGCCAATAGATGGGTAATGCATGTTGGTGGTGTGCCAAATACTGATAGGAAGCTAGCAGTGATTTGGGCTGCCAAGAATCTTACGATTCGCAGCGTTGTTAGTTGGGTGGATTCTCAACTTCCAAAACATCCAGGTTTGAAGGTGTTTTTCCGTACCCTTTCTCCTAGGCATTTTTTCGGTGGGGAATGGAACACAGGAGGCAGTTGTGACAACACTAAACCAATGTCGGTTGAAAAAGAAATACTGGAAGAGGAGTCCAGTGACCCAGTTACTGCAAGTGCGGTGAAGGGAACACGGGTCAAGCTCTTGGACATAACAGGTCCTTCTCAGCTTAGGGACGAGGGTCATATATCACGGTACAGCTTAACAGCAAAGCCTGGTATGCAGGATTGCTTACACTGGTGTTTGCCGGGTGTTCCTGATACATGGAATGAAATGCTTTTCGCTCAAATATAG